The window TCTCGGAATTCAAGTGGAGGGAAGTGATCTGGATATTATTTGCGAGGTGCATGATCACGTGCGGTTTACCGCTGAGGCCCGGAGTTATTTTGGGGACAGGGAGGGCTTCTCAGCTATAACCCGTATCGTTCAGGGAATCGTCCGTACCAAAATCAACTTTGTTGCCGGCGGCTGGCCGGTTGAGCTGTTTGGGCAGCCCAGGCCAACCCTGCGGCAAAACGGGTATCTGCACATGGTGGTGGAGTGGCGGATTCTGAATATGCTCGGGGCAGGCTTTCGCGAAGCGGTGATTGAACTGAAGAGGGGCGGAATGAAGACGGAGCCGGCCTTTGCCAGATTGCTGCATCTGGAAGGCGATCCATATGAGGCATTGCTGAACCTGGGTACTCTGACACCGGAAGAACTGAATTCTGTATGCAGCAAGGTTTATCCTTACATATATTAAATTTGGAAAGCGGGGAAGAAGAAATGCTTTACAGAGCAATGATTGCGGATGATTATGAGGCGGCTTATCAGTTATGGGGGAACACAACGGGCATGAACCTGAGCCAGGCGGATTCGCGGGAAGAAATTCTGCGTTATCTGGAGCGGAATCCAGGAATGAGCCAGGTATGCGAAGATACGGACGGCACGCTTGCCGGCACTGTCATGTGCGGACACGACGGGCGGAGAGGGTATATCTATCATGTAGCCGTCAGCGGTGCCTGCCGGGGCAAGGGGGCCGGCCGTGAAATGGTGTCCCGTTCGCTTCATGCCTTGCGGGAAGCGGGCATTGCGAAATGCCATTTGATGGTCATTGAGGGCAACGAGCTGGGACGCAGCTTCTGGTCGGGCACAGGCTGGCAGGAGCGGGACGGCATTATACTCTTTTCACAGAATACCTGATCGTGCGGGGGCTGATGCCGTTCATGGGGCTTGCTGTCTGACAGCCGCCGGACTGCCATCTCCTTCCCCTAGCTGCGTTCCGGCCCCCGCTATGATAATACGGCTAGGTCAGTCATTCATTAATGGTAATCATGATCTTGCCGGTATTCCGGTTGTGTTCCATATATTGATGAGCATCTGCGATTCTTTCCAGCGGGAAGGCAGAATCTATAACGGGTTTTAGGTCCCCGTGTTCAAAATAGGCAAAAGTATGATCCATAAACTCCCTTGTGAGCCGGGCTTTATAGGCATCGCTTCTAGGTGTAAGTAAAGTTCCGGTAATTTGCACGCATTTGGACATCAAGGCGAATAGATCCACTTTATTGACCTCGCTCCCGCCAAGGATTCCGATCAGAACCCAGCGGCCGCCAGTCTTAATGCTATTCAGATTATGTTCCCAATACTCCGCCCCGATAAAGTCGAGAATGAGATCCGCGCCTTCACCGTCTGTAGCCTGCAGCACGGCTTCCGGAATAGACTGCTCTTTGTAATTGATTAGGACGTCTGCCCCCAGCTCTTTACATAAAGCCAGTTTCTCCGCTGATCCGGCCGTCACAATAACTTTAGCCTGACCCAGCCGTTTGGCGAGCTGAATGGCAGCAGTACCCACCCCGCTTGCACCGGCATGAATCAGGACAGTTTCCTGCTTTTGAAGTTTGCCGATCCAGAACAGCGTTTGGTAAGCCGTAAGAAATACTTCCGGAATCGCAGCCGCCTGTATAAATGAAAGTGAGTCAGGGATTTTCATTGCCCGGTCGGCCGGTAACACCGCATATTCCGCATAACCTCCGCCATTTACCAGCCCCATCACCTTATCACCGATTGCGAAAGAAGCGCCCTCGCTTGCTTGCACAACCGTTCCGGCAATTTCTATTCCAAGTACGGGATTCGCCAAATAGCCTGCGGTGCCCTCCCGTAACAAAATATCCGTGCGGTTAACAGCTGCTGCATGTACGCGGACAAGCAGTTCGTTCTCTTTCCGGTCAGGAACAGGCAATTGAGTGACAGTCAGCTGCTCGGCACCACCAGGTTTTTTTACAATAATACCTCTCATCATCATTCTTCACTCCCATAAGTTTGTATTCATTTCCCTTGTGTAACGGTTGTTTAGGCGTTTCGTCTGATTTCCATGGAGTATAAAATACAAGATGGCCAGTCCCAGAATCATGCATCCGCTGATCACCATACCGTTGACCTGGCCGACATGATAAGCGAAAGTCCCGATTCCCGAGCCAATGGAGCCTCCAAAATAATACCCCACCATGTACAAGGAATTTAACCGGCTGTGTTTCTCCGGAGCCAGGCTGTAAATCCGCCCCTGATTCAAAGACATATTCATCCGGGAGCCGACATCCAGCAGGAAGGTAACGACTATGAGCAGAATGAGGTGATTCCAGCCGAAACCCAATACGGCAAAGGAGAGTAACATCAGAATTAACGCGGCCTTATTCCATTGTCGGGCATGCGGGCTGTCGGATAAATGACCGGAGAAACCTGCCGCACCGGCACCGGCAATTCCGATGATCCCGAACATCCCGGTCAAACCGCTGCTGAAATGATACGGGGCACCGTTCAGAATAAGGGTAAGGGGCACCCAGAAAATGTTGAAAGCGGCAAAAGCGGCTGCTCCCAAAATAATCGTTTCTCTCAGAACCGGCTCTTGGGTAAGCATTGGAATCATAGAGCGCATAATTGCAGAGTAAGACGTTTGCTTCGGCGCAAGGTCATCCGGCAGCTTGACGTATAGATAAGCGGCAATGAACACGAGCAGGGCGGCAGCAAAGATGTGCATGGTCTGCCAGTTGAAAAGTTGTCCGATCCATCCTCCTGCTACCCGGCCAAGCAACACCCCCAGGAAGATGCCGGTCAATAATCTGCCGATGACGGTTCCTTTATTCACGGTTTGCAGGTTGGAAGAGACAAAAGGAATAATCAGCTGAGCTGTGACTGTGCTGATCCCAAGCAGAAATCCGGCGGCCAGCAAGAGATAGAACGTAGGGACCACGGTCATAAGAACGAGCCAGAACGCAGACAACAGCAGACTAGCCAGGATTAGGCGGCGTCTGTTCAACCGGTCGCCCAGCGGGACAACGAACAGCAGGCCGATGGTATATCCGGCCTGGATGACGGTTAAGAGCAGCCCGGCCCTGTTGGAATGGACATGGAAATCGTTCATTATGCCGGATAGCAAGACCTGGTCATAATACAAATTGGCTACTGCAATGGCACATACAGCAGATAACAGCCATTGGAGCGTTACAGTAAATGACCTTTGGCCGGAAACAGGTTTCATTGGATAATCATCCTTTCTGCTTGCGATAGGAACAGTGTAAAGAAAAAAACGGACGCCAAGAAGATCCGTGTTATCCTAGGATTGTGAGTCCTATGGAAAAGGAGAACCGGTATGACCTTGGAACATGAAAAGCATCTCGCCTTAGGGCAATTTCTGAAGAAAAAACGTGCCTCGCTGACACCGGAGCTTGCAGGTCTGCCGCTGGGCAAAAAACGGAAAGTATCCGGATTACGCAGAGAAGAAGTGGCCGATCTGGCGAATGTAAGTGTGGATTGGTATATACGTCTGGAGCAGGGGAGAGCCGTCCAGCCTTCGGTAGATGTACTGATGTCGTTAAGCGGCGCGCTGCAGCTGAACCGCAAAGAGCGCGATTATTTGTTCAACCTGGCGGATCAGCGGCTGCCGGAGGAGATGCCGGGCGAGGTTGTTGTCAGCCCAAGATTGCAGCAGTTTCTGGATGCCCAGAACCCCTATCCGGCGTATGTATCGGATGACCAATGGAATATCGTGGGGTGGAATAAAGCGGCAGCGCTTGTGTTTGGGGATTATGCCAAGATGACGGCTTTGCAGCGCAATTCCTTATGGCGTGCCTTCACAGACCCGTACCTGAAAGGACTGCTCGATAATTGGGAGGGCCATGCCAAACTGCGGGTAAGCCAATTAAGAATGGCGCATAGCCAGTTTCCGGCAAATCCGGAGCATTTGGCGCTCGTCGATGAATTATGCCGGCAAAGTCAGATATTTAATGAGTGGTGGAATGAGCCGTTTATTATGGGGACTCCAGAGGGGAAAAAACTGCTGCATCACCCGGTTGCCGGGGATATCCGTTTAGATTATCTTTCCTTTCAGACGGACGAGCATCCGAATGCAACCGTTACCGTCCACTTGGCAAGTGATCAGATTTCGAGAGAGAAACTAAGCGGGCTTTTCAACAAGCAATGAAATTGCGAACAATAGTGTAGGTTCTGCATTCGTGCAGTATAATATATAGGCAAGTAAATGGCGAAATTGAATAGCAGGTGATCTGACAATGCGTTTTAAAGATGTGTTCTCTATAATCGGCCCGGCCATGGTCGGGCCTTCCAGTTCACATACCGCAGGAGCGGCACGGATCGGCAGAGCAGCCCGGCAGGTCCTCGGCGAAGTGCCGCGTGAGGCGGAGGTCATATTTTTTGGCTCGTTTGCCGCAACGTATCAGGGGCATGGAACCGACCGGGCTATCGTCGGCGGATTGCTGGACTTTGCTACAGACGACCACCGTTTGCCGGATTCCATTGAGCTGGCCGCTGAAGACGGGATGGAGATTTCTTTCCGTCAGGGCGCGGGCTTGTTCCCCCATCCGAATACCGTGAAGCTGCGTCTTACCGGCCGTGACACAGGCACAGAATTGACGCTGACGGGGATCTCGATTGGCGGGGGAAATATAGAGATCGTTGATATTGACGGTTTCGGGGTTAAGCTGACCGGAATGTATCCGACTGTTCTAATCAACCACATGGATTATCTCGGGGTACTCGCCAGTGTTACGGATGTAATGCGCCAGGGCCAGTTTAATATCGGGCATATGTCCCTTGACCGCAAGAACCGCAGCGGTGCGGCGCTGACCGTGCTGGAGCTGGATGAACCTGCAACTGCAGAACTGCTTCAGGGGCTGCGCGCTCTGCCTGCTGTGAAATCAGTCAAAGTGGTGGATCTGAACGAGGATACGCGAGCACAGAAAGGGAAGGAAAGTACAACATGAATTTTCAAACTTTAAGCCAGCTGGCTGTATTATGCGGGGAGCGGGGCCTTGGCATCGGTGCGCTGATGCTGGAGGAGCAGAGTGCGGAATCCGGACGCTCGAAGGAGCAGGAATTCGCTACGATGAGCCAATATTATGGCGTAATGAAGGAGGCGGTACACCGCGGCATGACGGAGAATACGACCTCGCGCAGCGGCCTGACGGGCCTGGATGCCCAGCGGGTTGCCGCCTACAATGCCGCGGAGGAGCCATGTCTTGGCGGACCTGCCGGACAGGCGATGGCCTACGCATTAGCCGTATCAGAAGTGAATGCCTCTATGGGGCGGATTATCGCTACTCCGACAGCAGGCTCCTGCGGAATTATTCCCGGCGTATTTCTCAGCTGCCAGGAGCGTTTCGGATGGGATGATGATTATATGGTGTCGGGATTGTTTGCCGCAGGCGCAATCGGATATGTTATTGCCAATAACTCTTTTGTATCCGGGGCAGAGGGCGGCTGCCAGGCGGAAGTCGGTTCCGCAATCGGTATGGCTGCGGGAGCGCTGACGGAGCTGCGCGGCGGTACACCGGCCCAGGCGGTTCATGCCGTGGGGCTGGCGCTCAAGAACACACTTGGCCTGATTTGCGATCCGGTGGGCGGGCTTGTAGAAATTCCCTGCATCGTGCGCAACGGCTTCGGTGCTGTTACCGCACTGGCTGCAGCGGATATGGCGCTTGCAGGTGTGCGCAGTGTGATCCCCTCTGATGAAGTGATCAAGGTGATGCTTGAGGTTGGCTCAGCCATGCCGGAGAAGCACCGCGAGACGGCCGGGGGCGGGCTGGCCCAGACGCCTACCGGGCGCCAGATTATGAAAGATTTGCGAAGCAAGAAATAATCGGCTTATATTTCGCCGGGTAGGCATTATATGATCTTATAACATATGGAAACGTTCAAGTTGCTCCC of the Paenibacillus pedocola genome contains:
- a CDS encoding MFS transporter, whose protein sequence is MKPVSGQRSFTVTLQWLLSAVCAIAVANLYYDQVLLSGIMNDFHVHSNRAGLLLTVIQAGYTIGLLFVVPLGDRLNRRRLILASLLLSAFWLVLMTVVPTFYLLLAAGFLLGISTVTAQLIIPFVSSNLQTVNKGTVIGRLLTGIFLGVLLGRVAGGWIGQLFNWQTMHIFAAALLVFIAAYLYVKLPDDLAPKQTSYSAIMRSMIPMLTQEPVLRETIILGAAAFAAFNIFWVPLTLILNGAPYHFSSGLTGMFGIIGIAGAGAAGFSGHLSDSPHARQWNKAALILMLLSFAVLGFGWNHLILLIVVTFLLDVGSRMNMSLNQGRIYSLAPEKHSRLNSLYMVGYYFGGSIGSGIGTFAYHVGQVNGMVISGCMILGLAILYFILHGNQTKRLNNRYTREMNTNLWE
- the sdaAB gene encoding L-serine ammonia-lyase, iron-sulfur-dependent subunit beta; translated protein: MRFKDVFSIIGPAMVGPSSSHTAGAARIGRAARQVLGEVPREAEVIFFGSFAATYQGHGTDRAIVGGLLDFATDDHRLPDSIELAAEDGMEISFRQGAGLFPHPNTVKLRLTGRDTGTELTLTGISIGGGNIEIVDIDGFGVKLTGMYPTVLINHMDYLGVLASVTDVMRQGQFNIGHMSLDRKNRSGAALTVLELDEPATAELLQGLRALPAVKSVKVVDLNEDTRAQKGKESTT
- a CDS encoding GNAT family N-acetyltransferase, yielding MLYRAMIADDYEAAYQLWGNTTGMNLSQADSREEILRYLERNPGMSQVCEDTDGTLAGTVMCGHDGRRGYIYHVAVSGACRGKGAGREMVSRSLHALREAGIAKCHLMVIEGNELGRSFWSGTGWQERDGIILFSQNT
- a CDS encoding DUF4269 domain-containing protein → MPDIADFADPDYLLRGSVLQQEVYDLLRGLRITEVLAAYHPLLAGTVPLGIQVEGSDLDIICEVHDHVRFTAEARSYFGDREGFSAITRIVQGIVRTKINFVAGGWPVELFGQPRPTLRQNGYLHMVVEWRILNMLGAGFREAVIELKRGGMKTEPAFARLLHLEGDPYEALLNLGTLTPEELNSVCSKVYPYIY
- the sdaAA gene encoding L-serine ammonia-lyase, iron-sulfur-dependent, subunit alpha codes for the protein MNFQTLSQLAVLCGERGLGIGALMLEEQSAESGRSKEQEFATMSQYYGVMKEAVHRGMTENTTSRSGLTGLDAQRVAAYNAAEEPCLGGPAGQAMAYALAVSEVNASMGRIIATPTAGSCGIIPGVFLSCQERFGWDDDYMVSGLFAAGAIGYVIANNSFVSGAEGGCQAEVGSAIGMAAGALTELRGGTPAQAVHAVGLALKNTLGLICDPVGGLVEIPCIVRNGFGAVTALAAADMALAGVRSVIPSDEVIKVMLEVGSAMPEKHRETAGGGLAQTPTGRQIMKDLRSKK
- a CDS encoding NAD(P)H-quinone oxidoreductase; this encodes MRGIIVKKPGGAEQLTVTQLPVPDRKENELLVRVHAAAVNRTDILLREGTAGYLANPVLGIEIAGTVVQASEGASFAIGDKVMGLVNGGGYAEYAVLPADRAMKIPDSLSFIQAAAIPEVFLTAYQTLFWIGKLQKQETVLIHAGASGVGTAAIQLAKRLGQAKVIVTAGSAEKLALCKELGADVLINYKEQSIPEAVLQATDGEGADLILDFIGAEYWEHNLNSIKTGGRWVLIGILGGSEVNKVDLFALMSKCVQITGTLLTPRSDAYKARLTREFMDHTFAYFEHGDLKPVIDSAFPLERIADAHQYMEHNRNTGKIMITINE
- a CDS encoding helix-turn-helix domain-containing protein, whose protein sequence is MTLEHEKHLALGQFLKKKRASLTPELAGLPLGKKRKVSGLRREEVADLANVSVDWYIRLEQGRAVQPSVDVLMSLSGALQLNRKERDYLFNLADQRLPEEMPGEVVVSPRLQQFLDAQNPYPAYVSDDQWNIVGWNKAAALVFGDYAKMTALQRNSLWRAFTDPYLKGLLDNWEGHAKLRVSQLRMAHSQFPANPEHLALVDELCRQSQIFNEWWNEPFIMGTPEGKKLLHHPVAGDIRLDYLSFQTDEHPNATVTVHLASDQISREKLSGLFNKQ